From a single Staphylococcus epidermidis genomic region:
- a CDS encoding urease subunit gamma, translating to MHFTQREQDKLMIVVAAEVARRRKARGLKLNHPEALALISDELLEGARDGKTVAELMSYGKTILNEEDVMDGVANMITELEIEATFPDGTKLITVHHPIV from the coding sequence TTGCACTTTACACAACGTGAACAAGACAAATTGATGATAGTTGTAGCTGCTGAGGTTGCACGTCGTAGAAAAGCAAGAGGACTTAAACTTAATCATCCTGAAGCACTTGCTTTAATCAGTGATGAATTATTAGAAGGCGCGCGTGATGGTAAAACGGTAGCTGAACTCATGAGCTATGGAAAAACAATTTTAAACGAGGAAGATGTCATGGATGGCGTAGCTAACATGATTACAGAACTTGAAATTGAAGCAACTTTTCCAGATGGTACTAAGTTAATAACAGTCCATCACCCAATCGTTTAA
- a CDS encoding molybdenum cofactor biosynthesis protein B translates to MHKHQHQNIHLNRPIHVAILTVSDTRDYDSDKGGQLIQSLINQHENHVDINHYRIVKDDIEAITHQLKLWLTSSNQLDVIITTGGTGISQRDVTIEAVRPLLTKELEGFGELFRYLSYTEDVGTRALLTRAIAGTCDSTLIFALPGSTGAIKLAIEKLIKPELSHLVFELNKDIRN, encoded by the coding sequence ATGCACAAACATCAACATCAGAATATTCATTTAAACAGACCGATTCATGTAGCAATTTTGACTGTATCGGATACGAGAGATTATGATTCTGATAAAGGTGGTCAACTGATTCAATCTTTGATAAATCAACATGAGAATCATGTTGATATTAACCACTATCGAATTGTTAAAGATGATATAGAAGCTATTACACACCAACTTAAGCTTTGGTTAACTTCGTCAAATCAACTAGATGTCATTATTACAACGGGAGGAACAGGTATCTCACAAAGAGATGTGACAATAGAAGCTGTTCGCCCATTGTTAACTAAAGAATTAGAAGGTTTTGGTGAATTATTTAGATACTTAAGTTATACCGAAGATGTTGGTACAAGAGCATTATTAACTCGAGCTATTGCAGGTACCTGTGATAGCACCTTAATTTTTGCACTTCCTGGCTCAACTGGTGCAATTAAACTTGCAATAGAAAAATTAATTAAACCTGAATTGAGTCACTTAGTGTTTGAATTAAATAAAGACATTAGGAATTAA
- a CDS encoding GNAT family N-acetyltransferase: MSKITFKDIYIDGNKITEDSRKAIYLLPPQPLKYASNTWIYKTMPTMNQWLKDIEVQKKMHLNQSSYHLSFSFPANEKIDEVLLEKIRELGFQIGVLELYVIEAKALKELSRKRDVDIQLVSSNNINDYLHVYDAFARPFGDSYANMVKQHIYSSYNLDDIERLVAYVNHQPVGIVDIIMTDKTIEIDGFGVLEEFQHQGIGSEIQAYVGRMANERPVILVADGKDTAKDMYLRQGYVYQGFKYHILKENI; this comes from the coding sequence ATGTCGAAAATAACTTTTAAAGATATTTATATTGATGGAAATAAAATAACTGAAGATTCTAGAAAGGCGATTTATCTCTTACCTCCTCAACCATTAAAATATGCTAGTAACACGTGGATTTATAAAACGATGCCAACAATGAACCAGTGGCTTAAAGACATTGAAGTTCAAAAGAAAATGCATCTAAATCAATCATCCTATCATCTTTCATTTTCATTTCCAGCTAATGAAAAGATAGATGAAGTATTGTTGGAAAAAATACGTGAACTAGGTTTTCAGATAGGAGTACTTGAGCTCTATGTCATTGAAGCTAAAGCGTTAAAAGAGCTCTCCCGCAAAAGAGACGTAGATATTCAACTTGTATCAAGCAATAATATCAATGATTACCTTCATGTTTATGATGCGTTTGCACGGCCTTTTGGTGATAGCTATGCCAACATGGTTAAACAACATATTTATAGCTCATATAACTTGGACGATATTGAACGTTTAGTTGCATATGTTAACCATCAACCAGTTGGAATAGTCGATATTATAATGACGGATAAAACAATAGAAATAGATGGTTTTGGGGTTTTAGAAGAATTCCAACATCAAGGTATCGGTTCTGAAATACAAGCTTACGTTGGACGTATGGCTAATGAGCGACCTGTTATTCTTGTTGCAGATGGAAAAGATACTGCTAAAGATATGTATCTAAGACAAGGATATGTATATCAAGGTTTTAAGTATCATATTTTAAAAGAAAATATTTAA
- a CDS encoding urease subunit beta, with product MIPGEIIVKNTEIEVNKHHPETVIEVKNTGDRPIQVGSHFHFFEANKALEFDREKAYGKHLDIPAGAAVRFEPGDEKKVQLVEYSGRRKIYGFRGLVDGDIDEERVFRPNDSNQNAAVKNDAGEDNANKKGGK from the coding sequence ATGATTCCTGGTGAAATTATTGTTAAAAATACTGAAATAGAAGTCAATAAACATCATCCCGAAACGGTGATTGAAGTAAAAAATACAGGCGATAGACCTATACAAGTAGGTTCACATTTCCACTTTTTCGAAGCAAATAAAGCATTAGAATTTGATCGTGAGAAAGCATATGGTAAACATTTGGATATTCCTGCAGGAGCTGCAGTGAGATTTGAACCTGGAGATGAAAAAAAAGTACAACTTGTCGAATATTCTGGACGACGTAAAATTTATGGATTCCGTGGTTTAGTCGATGGCGATATTGACGAAGAACGCGTATTCCGTCCAAATGATTCAAATCAAAACGCCGCCGTTAAAAACGATGCAGGCGAAGACAATGCGAATAAAAAAGGTGGTAAATAA
- the yut gene encoding urea transporter, translating to MKLIKVILSSISQVVLINNPYTGLFILIGLFAVNWKVGISAMIASVMTWILAPYMNYTKEEIESGLAGFNPVLTAIALTLFLDSNWSGILITFVATILTLPIGAAVREVLKPHKIAFLTSPYVIMTWITLLIPNQLKTLHTQIDIIPEHIEKVSLNNDHTRVHFFQSVLDGFGQIFLMPSIIGGLLILIGIFIGSKKAGIVSIIANIIGFLIIILLGGDYSSINEGIFGYNVVLSAIALGVTFETAIHSYLAMILGIVLTAFIHLGLSTLLAPLGLPTLTWPFIFATWIMLFAGIKNQSV from the coding sequence TTGAAATTGATAAAAGTAATTTTAAGTAGTATCTCTCAAGTGGTTTTAATTAATAATCCATATACTGGGTTATTCATTTTAATTGGACTGTTCGCAGTGAATTGGAAAGTAGGAATCAGTGCAATGATTGCAAGTGTAATGACTTGGATATTGGCACCATATATGAATTACACAAAAGAAGAAATCGAAAGTGGATTAGCCGGATTTAACCCTGTATTAACCGCAATTGCACTTACTTTATTTTTGGATAGCAATTGGAGCGGTATATTAATCACATTCGTAGCCACTATTTTAACGCTACCGATTGGAGCAGCGGTTAGAGAAGTATTGAAACCACATAAAATAGCGTTTCTAACTAGTCCGTATGTTATTATGACGTGGATTACTTTATTAATACCTAATCAACTTAAAACGTTACATACTCAGATTGATATTATTCCGGAGCATATAGAAAAGGTATCTTTAAATAATGACCACACCCGTGTTCATTTTTTTCAATCAGTTTTAGATGGATTTGGACAAATATTTTTAATGCCCAGCATAATAGGTGGTTTGTTAATTCTAATAGGGATTTTTATAGGTTCTAAAAAAGCTGGAATTGTTTCTATAATTGCAAACATTATTGGGTTCCTAATAATTATATTACTGGGTGGAGACTATAGTAGTATAAATGAAGGCATATTTGGCTATAATGTAGTTTTATCTGCGATTGCGCTAGGTGTCACTTTTGAGACAGCAATCCATAGTTATCTCGCAATGATTTTAGGAATAGTACTCACTGCATTCATACATTTAGGTTTGAGCACATTGCTCGCACCATTAGGTTTACCAACTTTAACATGGCCATTTATTTTTGCTACATGGATTATGTTGTTTGCAGGAATTAAAAATCAATCTGTATAA
- the modA gene encoding molybdate ABC transporter substrate-binding protein, which produces MKIKHIFVIILTLCVVLAGCTNEKGQNKEQNEKQPTKGDKQELQVSAAASLTEVSKALGNEFKKDHPNVEIKFNYGGSGALRQQIEAGAPADVMMSANTKDIDLLKKKNKAHDTYNYAKNQLVLIGDKNKSYTSVKDLNQNDKLALGQIKTVPAGKYAKQYLDDQHLYGDVKDKIIFAKDVKQVLNYVEKGNAQEGFVYKTDLYQQKKKANKVKVIEEIKLSKPITYKAGATSDKKLAKEWINFLKSNKAKQILKEYQFSV; this is translated from the coding sequence ATGAAAATTAAACATATTTTTGTTATCATTTTAACATTGTGTGTAGTGTTAGCAGGTTGTACCAACGAGAAAGGTCAGAATAAAGAACAGAATGAAAAACAACCGACAAAAGGTGATAAACAAGAACTTCAAGTTTCTGCTGCAGCAAGTTTGACTGAAGTCAGTAAAGCATTAGGAAATGAATTTAAAAAGGACCATCCAAATGTAGAAATTAAATTTAACTATGGCGGATCAGGTGCGTTAAGACAACAGATAGAAGCGGGTGCTCCGGCAGATGTCATGATGTCAGCTAACACTAAAGATATAGACCTGTTGAAGAAAAAAAACAAAGCACATGACACTTATAATTATGCAAAGAATCAACTTGTATTAATTGGCGATAAAAATAAAAGTTATACCTCTGTAAAAGATTTAAATCAAAACGACAAACTCGCACTAGGACAAATAAAAACAGTGCCTGCTGGTAAATATGCAAAACAATATTTAGATGATCAACATTTATATGGTGATGTTAAAGATAAAATTATTTTTGCTAAAGACGTAAAACAAGTATTAAATTATGTGGAAAAAGGAAATGCACAGGAAGGATTCGTTTACAAAACAGACTTATATCAACAAAAGAAAAAAGCAAATAAAGTTAAAGTCATCGAAGAAATTAAATTAAGCAAACCAATTACTTATAAAGCAGGTGCAACTTCAGATAAAAAATTAGCTAAAGAATGGATTAACTTCTTAAAATCTAATAAAGCTAAACAAATTCTTAAAGAATATCAATTTTCTGTATAA
- the moaC gene encoding cyclic pyranopterin monophosphate synthase MoaC: MTNFTHINKQGNAKMVDVSNKEITKRVAEAHSSIIVNEKIYSQITQNTNSKGNVLNTAQIAGIMAAKNTSTIIPMCHPLPLTGIDISFKWDSNNDDSYRLNITAVVSTTGKTGVEMEALTAASVTALTIYDMTKAIDKGMIIGETYLESKSGGKSGDFHRKN, translated from the coding sequence ATGACTAATTTCACACATATTAATAAACAAGGTAATGCTAAAATGGTTGATGTTTCTAATAAAGAAATTACAAAACGTGTAGCAGAAGCACACTCAAGTATAATAGTTAATGAAAAAATTTATAGTCAAATTACTCAAAATACTAATAGTAAAGGAAATGTACTTAATACTGCGCAAATTGCTGGTATTATGGCAGCTAAAAACACTTCTACAATCATTCCTATGTGTCATCCATTACCACTTACAGGCATAGATATATCCTTCAAATGGGATTCAAATAATGATGATTCATATCGTTTAAATATTACAGCGGTCGTGTCTACAACAGGTAAAACTGGTGTTGAAATGGAAGCATTGACTGCTGCTTCAGTTACAGCACTTACAATCTATGATATGACAAAAGCTATAGACAAAGGCATGATAATTGGAGAAACGTACTTAGAATCTAAATCTGGTGGTAAATCTGGCGACTTCCACAGAAAAAATTGA
- a CDS encoding biotin transporter BioY — translation MTTKHLVYTALMTAIICILGIVPSVPLPFMPVPIVLQNIGIFLAGIILGRKLGTTSVIVFLLLVATGLPVLSGGRGGIGVFAGPSAGFLFLYPVVAYFIGIIRDAYLHKINFLVIFIATLVIGVLGLDILGTIIMGFIIHIPISKAFILSFTFMPGDIIKAIIASLIGAAILNHSRFKTLIQ, via the coding sequence GTGACTACAAAACATTTAGTATATACAGCTTTAATGACTGCTATCATTTGTATTTTAGGTATAGTACCAAGTGTACCTCTGCCATTTATGCCAGTCCCTATTGTATTACAGAATATAGGAATCTTTTTGGCAGGAATTATTTTAGGGCGAAAGCTTGGTACTACTAGTGTTATTGTCTTTTTACTATTGGTAGCTACAGGTTTGCCAGTGCTTTCTGGAGGCCGTGGGGGAATTGGCGTATTTGCAGGACCTTCGGCAGGATTCTTATTCTTATATCCTGTTGTAGCTTACTTTATAGGCATTATTCGTGATGCATATTTGCATAAAATTAATTTCTTAGTGATTTTTATAGCTACACTAGTTATCGGTGTATTAGGATTAGATATATTAGGTACTATCATTATGGGCTTTATTATACATATACCTATCTCTAAGGCATTTATATTATCATTTACATTTATGCCAGGTGATATCATTAAGGCTATTATTGCAAGTTTAATAGGTGCAGCAATTTTAAATCATTCACGTTTCAAGACTCTTATTCAATAA
- a CDS encoding ThiF family adenylyltransferase has product MQERYSRQVLFKEIGLKGQSLLEKKHVLIVGMGALGTHLAEGLVRAGINKLTIVDRDYIEFSNLQRQTLFIERDAEDVLPKVIAAQKVLKEIRKDVEIDAYIEHVNYNFLEQHGMHVDIILDATDNFDTRQLINDFAYKHQIPWIYGGVVQSTYVQATFIPGETPCFNCLMPQLPSINLTCDTVGVIQPAVTMTTSLQLVDALKLLTGNKVNKHFTYGDIWTGDHYTFGFSRMQNEDCKTCGNAPTYPHLNQHQQDYATLCGRDTVQYKNADISQEILLSFLERNHIQYRTNLYMTMFRFREHRIVAFSGGRFLIHGTTEPKKAIQLMHQLFG; this is encoded by the coding sequence ATGCAAGAAAGATACTCGAGACAAGTGTTGTTTAAGGAAATTGGTTTAAAAGGTCAAAGTCTACTTGAGAAAAAACATGTGCTTATAGTAGGTATGGGTGCGTTAGGAACACACTTAGCTGAGGGATTAGTGAGAGCGGGAATAAATAAGTTAACCATTGTTGATAGAGATTACATTGAATTTAGCAATTTACAACGACAAACGCTCTTTATAGAGCGTGATGCAGAAGATGTACTACCAAAAGTAATCGCTGCACAGAAAGTTTTAAAAGAGATACGTAAAGATGTAGAGATAGATGCTTATATTGAGCATGTTAATTACAATTTCTTAGAGCAACATGGCATGCATGTCGATATCATATTAGATGCAACTGATAATTTTGATACACGTCAGTTAATTAATGACTTTGCTTATAAACATCAGATTCCTTGGATTTATGGTGGTGTTGTACAAAGTACATATGTTCAGGCAACGTTTATTCCTGGTGAAACACCGTGTTTTAATTGCTTAATGCCTCAATTACCATCTATTAATTTAACATGTGATACGGTTGGAGTTATTCAACCAGCTGTAACAATGACAACCAGTTTACAACTCGTTGATGCATTGAAGTTGCTGACTGGTAATAAGGTTAATAAACACTTCACTTACGGGGATATTTGGACAGGAGATCATTATACATTTGGTTTTAGTCGTATGCAAAATGAAGATTGTAAAACTTGTGGTAATGCTCCAACATATCCACACCTTAATCAACATCAACAAGATTATGCGACCTTATGTGGAAGAGACACTGTTCAATATAAAAATGCTGATATTTCTCAGGAAATATTACTATCATTTCTCGAGCGAAATCATATTCAATATCGCACGAATTTATATATGACAATGTTTAGGTTTAGAGAACATCGAATTGTTGCATTTTCTGGAGGTAGATTTTTGATACATGGAACGACAGAACCTAAAAAAGCAATTCAATTAATGCATCAACTATTTGGTTAA
- a CDS encoding acyl-CoA dehydrogenase family protein encodes MESFLIHTDIQKKWIRKFKKIESEFKARAAENDIQSRFPYENIEWLIKEGYTKLTLPVEYGGEGATIEDMVILQSYLGTIDGATALSIGWHLSVIGQLYEQHMWSLSMLDSFAKEVVHGALINRAVSEAETGSPTRGGRPSTHAVKAENGYVINGVKTFTSMSKALTHYIVGAYVEETKSMGFFLIPQSTKGVSIADNWDMVGMRATESHDLILDDVYVPNENFVESKRESRPNGWLLHIPSCYLGIAQAARDYAVDFAKNYRPNSITGTIDSLPTVQQNLGKMESLLLSARHFLWSTARGYQSYTEDAQIWNETSASKVVVMNQGIEIVDLAMRIVGAKSLEMSRPLQRYYRDIRAGLHNPPMEDMAYTNIAKSITNKL; translated from the coding sequence ATGGAGTCTTTTTTAATTCACACTGACATTCAAAAAAAGTGGATTCGTAAATTTAAAAAGATTGAAAGTGAATTCAAAGCACGCGCAGCTGAAAATGATATTCAATCTAGATTTCCATATGAAAATATTGAGTGGCTGATAAAGGAAGGATATACTAAACTAACTTTGCCTGTAGAGTATGGGGGTGAAGGTGCTACTATTGAAGATATGGTGATTTTACAAAGTTATTTGGGTACTATTGATGGAGCAACTGCTTTATCTATAGGGTGGCATTTAAGTGTAATTGGTCAATTGTACGAGCAACATATGTGGTCACTATCAATGTTAGATTCCTTTGCTAAAGAAGTTGTTCATGGTGCACTGATCAATAGAGCAGTCAGTGAAGCGGAAACTGGTAGTCCTACTAGAGGTGGTCGCCCATCTACACATGCTGTTAAAGCTGAAAATGGTTATGTTATAAACGGTGTTAAAACCTTTACATCTATGAGTAAGGCGTTGACACATTATATTGTTGGTGCGTATGTTGAAGAAACTAAATCAATGGGATTCTTTTTAATTCCTCAGTCAACTAAAGGTGTAAGTATTGCTGACAACTGGGATATGGTTGGTATGAGAGCGACTGAGAGCCATGATTTAATTCTTGATGATGTTTATGTTCCTAATGAAAATTTTGTAGAATCAAAACGTGAATCAAGACCTAATGGTTGGCTTCTTCATATACCGAGCTGTTATCTAGGTATTGCACAAGCAGCTCGTGACTATGCAGTAGATTTTGCAAAAAATTATCGTCCTAATAGTATTACAGGTACGATTGATAGTTTACCTACAGTGCAACAAAATTTAGGGAAAATGGAAAGTTTATTACTTTCTGCAAGACATTTTCTATGGAGTACAGCTAGAGGGTATCAATCATATACAGAGGATGCACAAATATGGAATGAAACCTCAGCAAGTAAAGTGGTGGTAATGAACCAAGGTATAGAAATCGTTGATTTAGCTATGAGAATAGTTGGAGCTAAGAGTCTAGAAATGAGCAGACCTCTTCAACGGTACTATAGAGATATACGTGCTGGATTACATAATCCACCAATGGAAGATATGGCTTACACTAATATTGCTAAAAGTATTACAAACAAACTTTAA
- the modB gene encoding molybdate ABC transporter permease subunit → MPDLTSFWISFRVALISTMIVTIFGILISKWLYNKKRYWVNLLESFIILPIVLPPTVLGFILLIIFSTRSPVGEFFTNILHLPVVFTLTGAVIASVIVSFPLMYQHTVNGFRSIDSKMLNTARTMGASETKIFLKLVLPLSKRSILAGIMMSFARAIGEFGATLMVAGYIPDKTNTLPLEIYFLVEQGKENEAWLWVLVLVAFAVTVIATINLVNRDTFREVD, encoded by the coding sequence ATGCCTGATTTAACGTCCTTTTGGATTTCTTTTCGTGTTGCTTTAATCAGTACAATGATAGTTACTATTTTTGGCATTTTGATTTCTAAATGGCTATACAATAAAAAAAGATATTGGGTAAATCTATTAGAAAGTTTTATCATTTTACCAATTGTGTTACCACCTACTGTCCTTGGTTTTATACTATTAATTATATTTTCAACAAGAAGTCCTGTAGGAGAATTCTTTACTAATATCTTACACTTACCAGTTGTATTTACATTGACAGGTGCAGTGATTGCATCTGTCATTGTTAGTTTTCCCCTTATGTATCAACATACAGTGAATGGTTTTCGAAGTATAGATTCAAAGATGTTAAATACTGCAAGAACGATGGGAGCAAGTGAAACAAAAATATTTCTTAAATTGGTGTTACCATTATCTAAACGTTCTATTCTTGCAGGTATTATGATGAGCTTTGCAAGAGCAATAGGTGAATTTGGTGCTACTTTGATGGTTGCTGGCTATATCCCAGACAAAACAAATACATTGCCTTTAGAAATTTATTTTTTAGTGGAGCAAGGGAAAGAAAATGAAGCATGGTTATGGGTGCTTGTATTAGTTGCGTTTGCGGTAACTGTCATAGCGACCATAAATCTGGTTAATCGTGATACGTTTAGGGAGGTTGATTAA
- a CDS encoding ATP-binding cassette domain-containing protein — MLTIKVNGVLNQTKININIKDQHPKIYAIQGPSGIGKTTILNIIAGLKAINYSYIKVGKRVLTDSRHHLNVKVQQRRIGYLFQDYQLFPNMNVYNNITFMTKPSEHINELIHTLKIEHLLEKYPVTLSGGEAQRVALARALSTKPDLILLDEPFSSLDDKTKNEGIKLILKIFEAWQIPIIFVTHSNYEAQQMAHEIITIEDCIQI; from the coding sequence ATGCTCACAATTAAAGTGAATGGTGTTCTTAATCAGACGAAAATTAATATAAATATAAAGGATCAACACCCTAAGATATATGCGATACAGGGACCATCTGGAATTGGAAAGACAACAATTTTAAATATAATTGCCGGTTTGAAAGCTATAAATTATTCATATATAAAGGTTGGTAAACGTGTATTAACTGATTCACGACACCATTTGAATGTTAAGGTTCAACAACGTCGTATAGGATATCTATTTCAAGATTATCAACTTTTCCCCAATATGAATGTTTATAACAACATAACGTTTATGACTAAACCTTCTGAACATATCAATGAACTTATTCATACTCTAAAAATAGAGCATTTACTTGAAAAGTATCCTGTGACCTTATCAGGAGGTGAAGCTCAGCGCGTCGCTTTAGCAAGGGCGCTAAGTACGAAACCCGATTTGATTTTGCTTGATGAGCCTTTTTCAAGTTTAGATGATAAAACAAAAAACGAAGGTATCAAATTAATTTTAAAAATATTCGAAGCATGGCAAATTCCTATTATATTTGTAACGCATTCAAATTATGAAGCGCAACAAATGGCGCATGAGATTATAACAATTGAAGATTGTATACAAATATAG
- a CDS encoding nucleoside hydrolase, which yields MTKVYFNHDGGVDDLVSLFLLLQMENIELVGVSTIGADCYLEPSLSASLKIINRFSDVEINVAPSYERGKNPFPKEWRMHAFFMDALPVLNESCIPKRCKASEDEAYIDIIRKVKSCDEKVTLLFTGPLTDLAKAIKYDNSILKNIEKLVWMGGTFLDKGNVEEPEHDGTAEWNAFWDPEAVKVVLDSDMNVDIVALESTNQVPLTMEVRQMWADKRQYLGVDFLGTSYAAVPPLTHFVTNSTYFLWDVLTTAYVGSPNLVESTKLKIDVVSQGPSQGRTFQSEYGREVQVITDVNKQAFFNYITDLAKKIES from the coding sequence ATGACCAAAGTATATTTTAATCATGATGGTGGCGTTGATGATCTAGTGTCACTATTTTTATTATTACAAATGGAAAATATAGAACTTGTTGGCGTAAGTACGATTGGTGCAGACTGCTATTTAGAGCCTTCATTAAGTGCTTCATTAAAGATTATAAATCGTTTTTCAGACGTTGAAATTAATGTAGCACCATCATATGAAAGAGGGAAAAATCCTTTTCCAAAAGAATGGAGAATGCATGCTTTCTTTATGGATGCCTTACCAGTGCTAAATGAGTCTTGTATACCCAAAAGATGCAAGGCTAGTGAGGACGAGGCGTATATAGATATTATTCGTAAAGTGAAGAGTTGTGATGAGAAAGTTACATTGTTATTTACTGGACCGCTTACAGATTTAGCTAAAGCTATAAAATATGACAACTCAATTTTAAAAAATATAGAGAAATTAGTTTGGATGGGTGGAACGTTTTTAGACAAAGGAAATGTTGAAGAACCAGAACATGATGGTACAGCTGAATGGAATGCATTTTGGGATCCTGAGGCTGTAAAAGTTGTATTAGATAGTGATATGAATGTCGATATTGTTGCTTTAGAAAGTACAAATCAAGTCCCTCTAACAATGGAAGTTCGTCAAATGTGGGCAGATAAAAGACAATATTTAGGCGTTGATTTTCTGGGCACAAGTTACGCAGCAGTACCACCACTCACACATTTTGTGACCAATTCAACATACTTTTTATGGGATGTATTAACTACTGCTTATGTGGGTTCTCCAAATTTAGTTGAATCAACGAAATTGAAAATTGATGTAGTCAGTCAAGGACCTAGTCAAGGGAGAACATTCCAATCTGAATATGGACGTGAAGTTCAAGTCATTACGGATGTAAATAAACAAGCATTTTTTAACTACATAACGGATTTAGCAAAGAAAATCGAGTCCTAA